The Syngnathus scovelli strain Florida chromosome 19, RoL_Ssco_1.2, whole genome shotgun sequence region ttaaggcctcgttttaattcttccaccttctgtagcttttgttcatattccatattcttgtcttggtctatgtgtttcttagacgtttgatagtgccttcttaaatttaattctttcattacagccacattttctccacacagaagacacacaggtttgcctcttacctccgtaaacatgtactctgcctcccacctggcctgaaaccccctgttctcagcgtccaccttacgtttagccatttttgaggagggggtatcagaaagttgaactctgctctgactactgatgaataatgaagccgcttgtgcgagctgcagggacatcgcgggctaccgttgcattgtgggaaatgtagtgttggtgcgtgcaaaacaccagcgggcggctgtggcctacgggccggttctaatagtaattcaatatcatccagggggtcatagataatcaattcgcgggccggatctggtgagtacccctttcgttgtccatttatgtgaaacacttcctatttcacgtctaacagtactcgatttaacaaataaccataaataaatacagtgtgggcagtcaagttaacatatgtgattatcctgcctaatatgtttatcacaaatatgtcactaatcactaaaatgtttatttgtttatcacaacacctttggaccttcagcaatcgattatttcccttcatctacatagagacagaacgatggtttcataaacatctcattcatttcaccaaataacttcacgcaggtggataacggccgtctcggtcacgctatgttgcgtgatgcagttttgaagaactaaatgcatttattcaagtcaagctagatctatgtttatgatgttgtaagttacggtaccgattgaagttgagtccgaagccagtggaaaacagcactgcgtttgtgctctccaggtacaaatgttgtgatctctgactgacgaccgggcgagactcgagtaagagatgtccaaacgagctccggcagggcgggccaaggcggagtgaacgggcgcccttcaggccgccaatgacgagctgagagccaaactgatggacgtccagttagaacttcagcaggagaagaacaaggtgaaaacctcaacagacagacactgcctgcctgcctgcctgcctgcctgccagcctgcctgcctgcctgcctgcctgcctgcctgcctgcctgcctgcctgcctgcctgcctgcctgcctgcctgcctgcctgcctgcctgcctgcctgcctgcctgcctgcctgcctgcctgcctgcctgcctgcctgcctgcctgcctgcctgcctgcctgcctgcctgcctgcctgcctgcctgcctgcctgcctgcctgcctgcctgcctccctgcctgcctccctgcctgcctggctccctccctccctccctcccagttttcccgatgtagatttgacatgcgtgtgccatgactgtgtcagcctacatcaacaaatgcagcgaggacgtcagcaccactaagaatatcatcacccggggcaaccaacgaccctggatgactgaggaggtacgtcaaacgctacgagcgccatgactgtgtcagcctacatcaacaaatgcaccgaggacgtcagcaccactaagaatatcatcacccggggcaaccaacgacccaggatgactgaggaggtacgtcaaacgctacgagcgcggaactctgccttcaagtctggcgacaaggagacactgaggacagcgagagccaacttgaaccgtgccatcagggtagcgaagcgagaccgcagtcgaaaaattcaggatcgtttccacgatgccaatgtggcaaggcatacgggcgattacagactacaaattaatctgattacagattacagacccccccccccccccccccccggtgggtgaagttgatgctgactttctaaatggtctaaataacttctttgggaggttcgaggcactaaacggcactccaacagttaaaactgtcccccatcaggaagaggaggtactctgccttgactccgccgatgtgtaagaccctgaggagagtcaacccccgtaaggcccctggccccgacaacattcctgggcgtgtgttcagggaatgtgcaagtcagctggctggggtcatcacagacatttttaacacctcgctgggccaagccacagtgccagcgtgctttaagactgcctccatcattccggtgccgaagaaacctcaaatcacctcatttaatgattaccgacctgttgcactgactccggtcatgatgaagtgcttcgaaaggctgcttaaaggtcacatcgtttccagactccccccattatttgacccgttccagtttgccgaccggcaaaaccgctccactccgcacgccatctcctccgttcttcacctgagcctggctcacctggaggagaagaacacccatgtgcggatgctgttcctggacttcagctcagcgtttaacaccatcatcccacagcatctggtaggaaaattggaacacctgggcttcaacaccccccttcgcaactgggctgctagacttcctcaccaacagtcctcagtcagtccgggtcggacagaacacctctgatgtcatcaccctcagcacaggctcccctcagggctgcgtcctgagccccctgctgttcaccctgatgacacacgactgcgtccccaggttcaccaccaatcacatcgtgaagttcgcagccgacacaacggtggtggggctcatcagagacaacaacgacctggactacagagaggaggtggagcagctggtgggctggtgcagagacaacagcctcctcctgaatgtggagaagatgaaggagatcatcgtcgacttcaggaaaaaacagcctcaccacgctccactgatcatcaacagctcagctgtggaggtggtcagcagcaccaaattcctgggggtccacatcacagaagacctcacctggactatgaacactacggcactggtcaagagggcacagaagcgcttgtacttcctgcggaggatgaggaaagcccacctgcccccacccatcatgaggacgttctacaggagcaccatagagagcattctgacaagctgtctctctgtgtggtgtggaggctgcaccgcctccggttggaagaacgtgaggagagtggtgaggacagcagagaggatcataggggttcctcttccctccattcaggacatttcatctcagcgctgcatgtcccgtgcccgtaacatcatccatgacccatcacacccccaccatggactgttctccctgctgccctctgggaagaggtttcgcagcatccgctgcaggtccaccaggttctgcaacaacattttccctgctgtcatcagactgttgaacactagaactgttgagctctaaactgaactctgcatcacacattcacagaactgtactttatgacactacggacctctatcttgcactatctcgcactaccaactttactgaacttgtataaaccctttaaatagaagtttaatacatggtttagcattcctctgcacactcttgaatactgttatgcctacttgcactattgcataattatcactgctgcactttatacttatttatatatacatatatatatagtatatgtatatatattgtcatgtaacatggggggtaaaggtggtgcaaatggtaaaatatggattgttcacaggaataaattggcagagctgaaattccaaatttgtccaaaagatggcgccagaccaaaacatgagaccaaaaaggggccacaataagctaaactagttaaaatagaaataaaacaggaacacggtgtcggattgtgagtcacgcatggaagcacaaatgtgatttttactttttgatttctttgcttggctaaaaatgtattctgtaacagcttaaagcaatattgttagtcaatttgatcaagaggcccgccactatgagaatagtggcgtgacataaattgtttggagaagcacaaatgtgatttttactttttgatttctttgcttggctaaaaatgtattctgtaacagcttaaagcaatattgttagtcaatttggtcaagaggcccgccactatgagaatagtggcgtgacataaattgtttaaagaaatagatcaaaggtttggatttttatttcagagtcaattgaagcgtaactttaaaaagttattttcatgaaaaaggaagtgaagaaaaggggaagtgaaaggctttaccaggggctagctgtacattggtggaaagtaatgcatggtcaaggcggaaacatctgctgaaggacagcaggtgtacgagcgtgggaaaattgtccaaaccctatacagcgtgggaaaactgaccaaaatctataaggcgtgggaaactaggcggtcttaccctatagagaggatataggtaccagacaagcctataaaaagtcctgcaggagcagctaagaggctttttcccccaaagaatacgtgaagaagcccgaaggagcttcaagattttttccagagtcccgggatctttgtgtgagacgcaggatcgctggtccgaaattaacttggatttactccaaaaaattggactggacaactttacaggagaaactaggtgaaagaaaacgacttttatgtattttagcgagagtggggaatagtcatcgggccgccggccccctcgaggccagcctaatttggattttagaagtaagatcgaattgatcactcgactttgcttccaccaaaaatagcacgcagctggtatctaccttttccctctttcatgaactgtgttttgcaatcgaattgttctgggattgaatgattttattaacacgggtatcagtgagtgaaattgttcggtttctggagtaattgagatttgtaattctatttcatgtttcttcaataaatgtgttccgtatattatttacttggttgtgctctgatttgtactaaatttgtgcaatcgatggtttggggttgatttgacgatttgattaatgtgcggggggttattatggtataacataggaccgtaataaataaaagtaacatcagacaattgtagagaattgaataactttcgtagttatttgagacacgagtgaatttcaattcgtttgaaagtttgcttcgtctgaataaattaacggaagtgtttaaattggattattagtttggtgtagaactgaaagtaatttaattatttgaagggcgcaggcccgttcccccttttgacgggccgcgtaaaacgtaactccgaacatgttagagaattaaataacttttgtagatatttaagggaagcgtgaatttcgttaaaagtgaattcgtttgaaaatttacttcctctaaataaaataacgacgatggttaaaatagattattagaattggtgaaggataaaagtatttcgattgtccgtcgggcgcggcccagttcctaaatttgtcgggccgcgtcaaaagttaaacaggacacgatcgaaaaatagacttgccttccaaattaattactgggcaaatctaaatagagtaagacatttttattcgttttaagaaagttgttactctttttaaagcaatcaagtggggtgaagcactggcagtcccgagcggacgagctccgatcagctcatcaccagcatcgggaggagctgagccgaaccaagagagactgcgagagggagatccgttgactggtaggactgatcagatgcgcggtgcgtggctatgttcccaatttcgtcgtatacctgcagtgcaatgacacctaaggcattctattctatttcacaagaagaaaattttCGGTTGCTcgtttcgcttttgtcacagcaaaggtgttctagtcgattcaagaaaaaaattggccggttgctctctttgtttttgtcacaattctggcaaatgagtttgcccgcctgcctgagcgctccccgtttgtacatccagatggatgagatcaagctgaaagacagagcggttagtgttttggataaagccctggggccggccacgtccaccgccttcagctgcagactcaggctgccgagcagcagatcgctgccctgagggattcccaaagggcgggcctaaactaccctggaagtggggtcaacgccgctactagcaatccccttcatagcgtaagccacctcatcatacacttgcagtacgcatgacttagttcgttgctggaggaaggtagcacaaaaacagttttgaactttgaacgagtggttgtgtgtgtgtgttgcgggacgttttcagtctcaggaggatcgggacacgcgacggtttcatctgaaaatcgctgagctcagcgcagtcatcaggaaactggaggatcgaaacgccctgctttctgaagagcgcgatgaactggtaatttattgacggcacgcttgaaggtttgcgctacgtttgatgcgcgccatccagcgaggcacccattgcgcttgcttattagttgagcggcgcggcgagtcacttgcctggtagatgtcttttattgggagccaatgccacgattccgttcaaaccgatgcaaaaggaatggatacgttctggcccgcgtgttgtgcgtctttcacatcccgcacttcatgcttgcagctaaagcgactgagagaaacagaaagccagtttctgccactcctgtacaaaaacaaacgcctgagcaggaagaatgaagactctcgctggtgctgtctcgccttgaaaacaaagtgcgctttgtcacccaggagaacgaggagatggcaagcttggtaagtcgacgtggacaacggcggcgtgccaacagagtccactgcatttgtgttccacagagaaggcctagttcgctcaatgacctggaccgcggttgcggccagcaggacggtgaaatggagttccttcaagttgtggagcagcggcacatcatcgacgacttgtccaaggtcttcaggcaggcgactcggtgcacgtacggcagcgccgcgctccaaagcttggccggcggccgccgtccaaaaaattggccccttaaattccgacctttcaagcaggagcattgtgcgcacgcgtttgaacacgctttagacttgttttgccgttttcagcagctcaaagctcccgttttgtcagcgcctttgccactcgctgtgcgctgaaaacaacggactcgcccggctgctcagcccgtcaaccattagccgcgagcgcgacgtcattgtccgtaggcagctagtggcaaaatgcaccctgttagagttgcgctcgctccaacttattttggaagaaccacacgggagacaagtaagttcttttggacacctgcaggtggagagtccatccgttgtacgaatgaagtctgactctcggctcctgcacgagcatttttattaagagaaacagggtgggtgtaagcgtggattgaatagagaaagcccttgacctctagtcaaatcatagcaaggggtgttttacaactttgtgtaggaagttgctatcgcttatgatagggataaataagggataaataatattatttattacaggttgcagtcaaagtcaaagcaacataatcatacgataaagataatctggaaaaccctgacacaccctgtagttgtcacttttggaaaagacgagcgtccctccaatcatcgccggtgacgtgtttttcaggctctggagacaggagctcatgtcagaaatgtcattgtgagtcgcgtttgtttctgcgccggagccgttcgttccctttgcatccaaagaatctcaaaggcggattatttgtgtcgacaggggagagatttgctgctacgataccgacgtcgagaatctctgaggaggaacaaagcgtgaggtcctgcaaggtgagtctgtttgtttgcggctgcttggtgttgcgcaagatgaaatggcctttttctcgctatcgttcttctcgtcgattcatcgtgaggtgtcgcttcagtttgttcagagagatgtttgcttccgcgcccgcaggtcatcgaaacattttacggctacgacgaagacgtgttggtggactcggacggatcgtccttgtcttttcacaccgacagaacccccgacacggaacccgaagaggtagcccgccatttctgccagcgtattggcgccaaacattcctcttcagcctggaatcggactcgtctttgcgtcgcgggtgctttgtcgccggtctgactgattctggtactagtgctgtgttgcattggtgtgtgcatgaggaggcggagcttcgctaccgccagctgacgcaagaatatcaagcgctgcaacgagcctacgctctgctagcccagaccagcggaggggactacgacgccgagaaggagatcaaggtggcgccccttcccgcaacccccggccgggtcgcagcctccccgttctcacccagcctcgggtgttctctggtctgaaaggaggaggaggagcctccctcctcctcctttcagaccagagaaaagctgatggtagtgtcaaacgcacctctttcaataaggtgcccccggcttcccggtaacgggtttgtcttagccgggttcggagattcgtccgtaatctaaccacccgagttaaattaactccaccggaatcaatctaatttctgtacgacgccaatccctctcaagtcaccctaagctcgagccgagtaactcaattcgaggcaagacttcgaagtgaccgcatcgtattgatggctccccgctaatgtttgaagttcttattatgttacggatatttttagatgtctttgttaagacctcagggattcgtttgtatagcgcaccctagctctagttttgccgaagtaaatgtggatatgggtccgttctacttggtcgctcaagcagcgagccgaccaacttgtttattcgaaagagaatcgaattaataaaagtgtgacaataatagcatttaaggagaaaattaatgcactttacgttattaattctaacttcttatatgtagatctagcacttaactgtcggagtgcttcaccccacttgattgcttaaaaagaataacaactttcttaaaacgaataaaaatgtcttactctatttagatttgcccagtaattaatttggaaggcaagtctatttttcgatcgtgtcctgtttaacttttgacgcggcccgacaaaattaagaactgggccacgcccgacggacaatcgaaatacttttatccttcaccaactcaaataatctattttaaccatcgtcgttattttatttagaggaagtaaattttcaaacaaattcacttttgacaaaattcactcttcccttaaatatctacgaaagttatttaattctctaacatgttcggagttactttttacgcggcccgtcaaaaggggaaacgggcctgcgcccttcaaataattaaattactttcagttctacaccaaaccaataatccgattcaaacacttccgttaatttattcagacgaagcaaactttcaaacggattgaaattcactcgtgtctcaaataactacgaaagttattcaattctctaaaattgtctgatgttacttttatttattacggtcctatgttacaccataataaccccccgcacattattcaaattgtcaaatcaaccccgaaccatcgattgtacattcagtacaaatcagcgcacaacaaagtagatgaatatacacaacacatttattgaagaaacatgaaatagaattacaaatcttaatcactccagaaaccgaacaatttcacccactgatacccgtgttaataaaatcattcaatcccagaacaattcgattgcaaaacacagttcatgaaagagggaatcaatttttagccaagctaagaaatcaagaagtgaaaatcacatttgtgcttctccaaacaatttatgtcacgccactattctcatagtgacggacgggtcccttgatcgaattgactaacaatattgctttaagctgttacagaatacatttttagccaagcaaagaaatcaaaaagtaaaaatcacatttatgcgtccatgcgtgactcacaatccgacaccgtgttcctgttttatttctattttaacttgcttagcttattttggccccttttttggtctcatgttttggtctggcgccatcttttggacaaatttggaatttcagctctgccaatttattcctgtgaacaatccatattttaccatttgcaccatctcttccccccatgttacatgacagtagaaatgggtcactatcaaagcagagtagcagatctggagtcagcgctgaagcaacaaggacaggtaagcttatcaatgagcacacctttttctcagacaaaatagctacattcttcagtcactcattcgtctggcattactggaccaacccccccccgccctgaacgtggctgggaaaatgcggagaaaagcaaatgtcattttccagtcaaccaaagaatttgtggatgaaaatgacacaacattccaaagctgtccacgcgtttgtctcttctagaatgtcaagtgggtggaggagaagcagctgctgcgtcagagcaatcagcagttggccgaaaaggtgacggaaagaaaggcgctgggcggagtcgcttggcgtcacacccgtccggaagccccgcagatgaggtctgactgtcttttcaggtcaggcggatggaggcggaagaagcgcgtctgaaagagcacatccaggatatccgagaccaaaacgaactgcttgagttccgcatcctggagctggaggtgggaagactcgcacaagcgtgttgaggccagagatgtgacggacggacggatgcacggatgcatgcctctgcctttcaggagagggagtggcgctcccccgtcttgaagtttctgcaagtccgtttcccagacggcctcagccctttgcagatctactgcgaggccgagggcgtgagcgtacgtaaggcgtccctcgcaaccctaaccttaacctgaggtcccagaacaccttacattgctccttgcgcctttccccaggacatcgtcatcagtgatctgatgaagaagctggacatcctgggcgataacgccgtaagtgtatgtcgaactccttatgttcgcactccacgagactcggcggctcaaatgtgacttttggaaggctttgcgctgaaagaaccttgttgacgctgtgcctttgggctcttgcagaatctcaccaacgaggagcaggtggtcgtgattcacgccaggacccttctcaccctagccgagaaggtaacgcgcacgtccacgcacgctctcgcattctgcttatgtgacagcagcctttcctcagtggttagaatacatcaaagtgaccaagtcagcacttcaacagtagatgttggacattgaaagtgagaaggtagacagacacgcgacatcagccaaggggaactccggcaatgtgccccaacaattctgactttgagctgtgctaggatatgttctgtaagcagaagggctacctggatgaagagttggacttcaggaagcgttccatggaccaggctcataaggtaagccaccctcaaatctcccgccggaccactgatggacgaggattgcggcccagaggatcctggagctggaggccatgttgtacgaggcgctaccgcagcgggactgccccgccacggacggcgaaaaagccagccacgctggcgtgaatgacgtgccgacggcggatcagagagaagagcttaggagcgccgtggaccaatggaagcgagccctgatgtgcgagttgagggagcgcgacgcttgcatcctccaagatagaatggatctgctgcacagcgcgcaacaggtaagggcccaaagccagc contains the following coding sequences:
- the LOC125987062 gene encoding janus kinase and microtubule-interacting protein 3-like; this encodes MFCKQKGYLDEELDFRKRSMDQAHKRILELEAMLYEALPQRDCPATDGEKASHAGVNDVPTADQREELRSAVDQWKRALMCELRERDACILQDRMDLLHSAQQRNKELKEFIEAQKRQIKQLEEKFLFLFLFFSLAFILWP